One window from the genome of Haloprofundus halobius encodes:
- the ligA gene encoding NAD-dependent DNA ligase LigA — protein MSDEASNPYLRDPPTEFDPVEELSEERAATQAEQLREAIREHDYRYYVENDPVIADRTYDALFARLQELEDEFGLQTEDSPTRRVGGEPMDELQTVEHVAPMLSIDQSVEADDVRAWADRVHSEVGESEFVCEPKFDGLSLEVIYEDGTYERAATRGNGREGDDVTEQVRRIRSIPTRLRGDFPEFLAVRGEVFMPRDAFQEHNRERVERGKDPFANPRNAAAGTLRQLDPNVVAERPLDCFFYDVLAARWDASGSENADASSGVLDASVGFETNADEYEAFDEYGLKTNERIEVVDDIEGAIDYRDRTMEAREGLNYEIDGVVIKVNDRENCEELGATARSIRWAFAYKFPARTEVTTVQSIVVQVGRTGRLTPVALLDPVDVGGVTVSRATLHNADEIAELGVAVGDKVRIKRAGDVIPYVEEVVDNGGDGHFEFPEQCPVCGSAVERDGPIAYCTGGLACDAQLERAIEHYASRDALDIEGLGGERVEQLLDSGLVESLPGLYGLTREELAELDGWGETSADNLVTELQAAKSPTLPEFLTAIGIPDVGLTTARELAREFGTLDAVMDADAEELERVDGVGPIVAGKVREFFESEENRETIAALRERGVEPEEFETENGGDELDGLTFVFTGAMSVTRDEAEALVQSHGANATGSVSGNTDYLVVGDSPGQSKLDDADADDVPVLGEDEFAELLGEHGIEYGT, from the coding sequence ATGAGCGACGAGGCGTCGAATCCGTATCTCCGAGACCCGCCGACAGAGTTCGACCCCGTCGAGGAACTCTCCGAGGAGCGGGCAGCGACGCAGGCCGAACAGCTGCGCGAGGCCATCCGCGAACACGATTACCGCTACTACGTCGAGAACGATCCGGTCATCGCCGATCGGACGTACGACGCGCTGTTCGCGCGGCTGCAAGAACTGGAAGACGAGTTCGGCCTGCAGACCGAGGACAGTCCGACGCGGCGCGTCGGCGGCGAACCGATGGACGAGTTACAGACGGTCGAACACGTCGCACCGATGCTCTCTATCGACCAGAGCGTCGAGGCCGACGACGTGCGCGCGTGGGCCGACCGCGTCCACTCGGAGGTCGGCGAGAGCGAGTTCGTCTGTGAACCGAAGTTCGACGGGCTCTCGCTGGAAGTGATCTACGAGGATGGAACGTACGAGCGCGCCGCCACGCGAGGCAACGGCCGCGAGGGCGACGACGTGACCGAACAGGTCCGCAGAATCCGCTCGATTCCGACGCGCCTCCGCGGTGACTTCCCCGAATTCCTCGCGGTCCGCGGCGAGGTGTTCATGCCCCGCGACGCGTTCCAGGAGCACAACAGAGAGCGCGTCGAACGCGGCAAGGACCCCTTCGCCAACCCCCGCAACGCCGCCGCCGGGACGCTTCGCCAACTCGACCCGAACGTCGTCGCCGAGCGCCCGCTGGACTGCTTCTTCTACGACGTCCTCGCGGCCCGATGGGACGCGAGCGGCTCGGAGAACGCGGACGCGTCCTCCGGTGTTCTGGATGCCTCTGTCGGCTTCGAGACGAACGCCGACGAGTACGAGGCGTTCGACGAGTACGGTCTCAAGACCAACGAGCGCATCGAGGTCGTCGACGACATCGAAGGTGCCATCGACTACCGCGACCGGACGATGGAGGCGCGTGAGGGGCTGAACTACGAGATCGACGGCGTCGTCATCAAGGTAAACGACCGCGAGAACTGCGAGGAACTCGGCGCGACCGCCCGGTCGATTCGCTGGGCGTTCGCCTACAAGTTCCCCGCACGGACCGAGGTGACGACAGTGCAGAGCATCGTCGTCCAGGTCGGTCGAACGGGCCGGCTGACGCCCGTCGCCCTACTCGACCCCGTCGACGTCGGCGGCGTCACCGTCTCACGCGCCACGCTGCACAACGCCGACGAGATAGCCGAACTCGGCGTCGCCGTCGGTGACAAAGTCCGCATCAAGCGCGCTGGCGACGTGATTCCCTACGTCGAGGAGGTCGTCGACAACGGCGGGGACGGCCACTTCGAGTTCCCCGAGCAGTGCCCAGTCTGCGGCAGCGCCGTCGAACGCGACGGCCCCATCGCCTACTGCACCGGCGGACTGGCGTGCGACGCCCAGCTCGAACGCGCCATCGAACACTACGCGAGTCGTGACGCCCTCGACATCGAGGGACTCGGCGGCGAGCGCGTCGAGCAACTGCTCGACTCGGGACTCGTCGAGAGTCTGCCCGGCCTCTACGGCCTCACCCGCGAGGAACTGGCCGAACTCGACGGCTGGGGCGAGACGAGCGCCGACAACCTCGTCACCGAACTCCAAGCCGCGAAGTCGCCGACGCTGCCCGAGTTTTTGACCGCTATCGGCATCCCCGACGTAGGGCTGACGACGGCGCGCGAACTCGCCCGCGAGTTCGGCACGCTCGACGCCGTAATGGACGCCGACGCCGAGGAGTTGGAACGAGTCGACGGCGTCGGCCCGATCGTCGCCGGGAAAGTCCGCGAGTTCTTCGAGAGCGAAGAGAACCGCGAGACCATCGCGGCGCTACGCGAGCGCGGCGTCGAACCCGAGGAGTTCGAGACGGAGAACGGCGGTGACGAGCTCGACGGACTGACGTTCGTGTTCACGGGTGCGATGTCGGTGACGCGCGACGAGGCCGAAGCGCTCGTCCAATCGCACGGCGCGAACGCGACGGGCAGCGTCTCGGGCAACACCGACTACCTCGTCGTCGGCGACAGCCCAGGCCAGTCGAAACTCGACGACGCCGACGCGGACGACGTACCGGTGCTGGGGGAAGACGAGTTCGCGGAGCTACTGGGTGAGCACGGGATCGAGTACGGGACATAG
- the serB gene encoding phosphoserine phosphatase SerB: protein MKLVAFDFDGTLSDSEMTVLLGKQKGVADQMADITERAMNDEISYAESLYDRAALLEGLEEERAQEAYDEVKLRPGAAKLVRRLNDYGHHTAILTGGFERGVESALEAEGVEVDQIVANRLPVKGGRLTGEAEGPLIEGTKDRELERLADELDVEMGQTVAVGDGANDLPMLEVAGFSVGFMPKEAVRPACDTVVASMYRLGKVFEGRNMLRSEE, encoded by the coding sequence ATGAAACTCGTCGCGTTCGATTTCGACGGAACGCTCTCGGACTCGGAGATGACGGTACTTCTCGGAAAGCAGAAAGGGGTCGCCGACCAGATGGCCGACATCACCGAACGAGCGATGAACGACGAGATCAGCTACGCAGAGAGCCTCTACGACCGCGCGGCGCTGCTCGAAGGCCTCGAGGAAGAGCGCGCCCAAGAGGCGTACGACGAGGTGAAACTCCGACCCGGCGCGGCGAAACTCGTCCGACGACTCAACGATTACGGCCACCACACCGCTATCCTCACCGGCGGGTTCGAGCGCGGCGTCGAATCTGCACTCGAAGCGGAGGGGGTCGAGGTCGATCAGATTGTCGCCAACCGTCTCCCCGTGAAGGGCGGGCGACTGACCGGCGAGGCCGAGGGGCCGCTCATCGAGGGGACGAAAGACCGCGAACTCGAACGGCTCGCCGACGAACTCGACGTTGAGATGGGCCAGACAGTCGCAGTCGGCGACGGCGCGAACGACCTGCCGATGCTCGAAGTCGCCGGCTTCTCGGTCGGCTTCATGCCGAAGGAGGCGGTCCGGCCCGCCTGCGACACCGTCGTCGCGTCGATGTACCGACTGGGGAAAGTGTTCGAGGGGCGGAATATGCTGCGGTCGGAGGAGTGA
- the metX gene encoding homoserine O-acetyltransferase MetX, giving the protein MTTVDRGTLSLGEFEFECGEAIGDLQIAYEAYGEFTGDNAVLVCHALTGSQHVADVDRSAWSRDDAGVDGDSDEDEDTDSDGGAQTAGQARAWWNDVVGPGKAIDTSGYYVVCANVPGSCYGSSGPSSQGPDGDPWGTDFPPVTVGDWTRAQRRLLDALGVGRLHAVVGGSVGGMNVLDWARRYPDDATRIVVVAAAARLDPQCLALDAVARRAITTDPNWNGGDYYGKSEPENGLALARQLGHVMYLSKSSMAQKFGRRSAGRDAHRETFPSDPAASFFPYRDVESYLDYNADNFVDRFDANSYLYLTRAMDDFDLQEGYDSDADALAAFAGEALLLSFTADWHFTTEQSESLAEAFRASQVPVAHHVVDSDHGHDAFLVEPENVGPPVADFLEDGVEGRAITDTAPTESDGGTDTEFAPVHSSLFSR; this is encoded by the coding sequence ATGACGACAGTCGACCGCGGCACCCTCTCGCTGGGCGAGTTCGAGTTCGAGTGCGGGGAGGCCATCGGCGACCTCCAGATCGCCTACGAGGCGTACGGCGAGTTCACCGGCGACAACGCCGTCCTCGTCTGCCACGCGCTCACCGGCAGCCAGCACGTCGCCGACGTGGACCGGTCGGCGTGGTCGCGCGACGACGCCGGTGTCGACGGCGACAGCGACGAAGACGAGGACACCGACTCCGACGGCGGCGCGCAGACTGCGGGCCAGGCCCGCGCGTGGTGGAACGACGTCGTGGGACCCGGCAAGGCCATCGACACCTCAGGGTACTACGTCGTCTGCGCGAACGTTCCCGGGTCGTGTTACGGCAGTTCCGGCCCGTCGAGCCAGGGTCCCGACGGCGACCCGTGGGGAACCGACTTTCCTCCCGTGACCGTCGGCGACTGGACGCGCGCGCAGCGCCGCCTCCTCGATGCCCTCGGCGTCGGCCGCCTGCATGCGGTCGTCGGCGGCAGCGTCGGCGGGATGAACGTCCTCGACTGGGCGCGGCGCTACCCCGACGACGCGACTCGCATCGTCGTCGTCGCCGCCGCCGCCCGCCTCGATCCCCAGTGCTTGGCGCTCGATGCCGTCGCCCGCCGCGCCATCACGACCGACCCGAACTGGAACGGCGGCGACTACTACGGGAAATCGGAACCCGAGAACGGCCTGGCGCTCGCGCGGCAGTTGGGCCACGTGATGTACCTCTCGAAGTCGTCGATGGCACAAAAGTTCGGACGACGGTCGGCCGGCCGCGATGCCCACCGCGAGACGTTCCCCTCGGACCCGGCGGCGTCGTTCTTCCCGTACCGCGACGTGGAGTCGTACCTCGACTACAACGCCGACAACTTCGTCGACCGCTTCGACGCGAACTCCTACCTGTACCTGACGCGGGCGATGGACGACTTCGACCTCCAGGAGGGGTACGACTCGGACGCCGACGCGCTGGCGGCGTTCGCGGGCGAAGCCCTGCTGCTTTCGTTTACGGCCGACTGGCACTTCACGACCGAGCAGTCCGAGTCGCTCGCGGAAGCGTTTCGCGCCTCTCAAGTTCCGGTCGCCCACCACGTCGTCGACTCCGACCACGGCCACGACGCGTTCCTCGTCGAACCCGAGAACGTCGGCCCACCCGTCGCGGACTTTCTCGAAGACGGCGTCGAGGGCCGCGCGATCACCGATACAGCCCCGACGGAGAGCGACGGCGGCACCGACACCGAGTTCGCGCCGGTTCACTCCAGTCTGTTCTCGCGGTGA
- a CDS encoding ABC transporter permease, translated as MSLAAVVRKDVHDSLRSGLFIATTLLFVLVAGFWAVIQHVPPMYSNSDVPTSTLALLNSMGQPMAFFVPLLGLGISYDAIARERDSGSIKLALGLPNSRRDFVLGKFIGRCAVLSVAILSGYSVVAVIALSTYESFAAVKFVLYSVLTVFYGAVYVAIGIGFSSVMRSQYAAFFGAAGLYVFFQLGWDVVTAVLQTITVGYVPPESGAPPWLIVVHALNPTAAVGYATRAIIPAFDEIMSYPVSASFYPPKWAGFAILAAWLVLSLGYGYHRFQSTDIL; from the coding sequence ATGTCCCTTGCTGCGGTCGTCAGAAAAGACGTCCACGACTCCCTCCGGTCGGGATTATTCATCGCTACCACGCTGTTGTTCGTCCTCGTCGCCGGGTTCTGGGCGGTAATTCAGCACGTCCCTCCGATGTATTCCAACAGCGACGTCCCGACCAGCACGCTGGCACTACTCAATAGCATGGGCCAGCCGATGGCATTCTTCGTCCCGCTGCTGGGGTTGGGCATCTCCTACGACGCCATCGCCCGCGAGCGCGACAGCGGGAGCATCAAACTCGCGCTTGGCCTGCCGAACTCGCGACGTGATTTCGTTCTCGGGAAGTTCATCGGCCGATGCGCCGTTTTGTCTGTCGCCATCCTCAGTGGCTATTCGGTCGTTGCCGTCATCGCACTCTCAACCTACGAGTCGTTCGCGGCCGTCAAGTTCGTCCTCTACTCCGTGCTGACGGTCTTCTACGGTGCGGTCTACGTCGCAATCGGCATCGGGTTCTCGTCGGTGATGCGGTCTCAGTATGCGGCGTTTTTCGGTGCGGCGGGCCTCTACGTCTTCTTTCAGTTAGGATGGGATGTCGTAACGGCAGTTCTGCAGACGATCACCGTCGGATACGTTCCCCCAGAGTCCGGTGCTCCCCCCTGGCTGATTGTCGTCCACGCGCTCAACCCAACGGCGGCAGTCGGCTACGCAACGCGGGCGATAATTCCCGCGTTCGACGAGATAATGTCGTATCCGGTATCGGCCTCGTTCTACCCCCCGAAGTGGGCCGGGTTCGCCATTCTCGCGGCCTGGCTCGTCCTCTCACTCGGATACGGTTATCATCGATTCCAATCAACGGACATACTGTAA
- a CDS encoding pyridoxal-phosphate-dependent aminotransferase family protein → MDEEFLLLNPGPVPVTDEVLESMAEPMVSHRSAEFEAVYERAQDGLDYVFTQSTLSGESTADDGTSLILNGTATMGMEAAVANLIGEGDEVVSLVNGKFGRRFARIADRYASVTRVEADWGDSISVEAVEEAVTDDTDVVTMVHNETSTGLLNPAKEVGEIAADHDALFVMDGVTSIGGDEIRLDEWNVDVAITDAQKALAAPPGISAMYVRERAVEAFDGESAPFYEDLDWHLRKAESHQTPFTSAVPLFRALAVAVEDIESEGMENRIARHRRQSAAFREGFRAMGLESFPNADGPTEFSNTLTAISLPEEIRGDESSAFFDAVKDRNVSISGGQGHLGGQIFRVSNMGHLTSEQILRGIRTVGEAMEEVGVDVDIEAGLETAEEQLETPAAAPSDD, encoded by the coding sequence ATGGACGAGGAGTTCCTCCTGCTGAATCCCGGGCCAGTCCCGGTCACTGACGAAGTACTGGAGTCGATGGCCGAACCGATGGTCTCGCACCGCTCGGCCGAGTTCGAGGCGGTCTACGAGCGCGCACAGGACGGACTCGACTACGTCTTCACACAGTCGACGCTCTCCGGCGAATCGACCGCCGATGACGGGACGTCGCTCATCCTCAACGGTACCGCGACGATGGGGATGGAAGCGGCCGTCGCGAACCTCATCGGCGAGGGGGACGAAGTCGTCTCGCTCGTCAACGGGAAGTTCGGTCGCCGCTTCGCCCGCATCGCCGACCGCTACGCCTCGGTGACCCGCGTCGAAGCCGACTGGGGCGACTCCATCTCCGTCGAAGCAGTCGAAGAGGCCGTCACCGACGACACCGACGTGGTGACGATGGTCCACAACGAGACCAGCACCGGTCTCCTCAACCCCGCGAAGGAGGTTGGCGAAATCGCCGCCGACCACGACGCGCTGTTCGTGATGGACGGCGTGACGAGCATCGGCGGCGACGAGATTCGACTCGACGAGTGGAACGTCGACGTCGCCATTACAGATGCACAAAAGGCGCTGGCTGCGCCGCCGGGCATCAGCGCAATGTACGTCCGAGAGCGAGCAGTCGAGGCGTTCGACGGCGAGTCCGCGCCCTTTTACGAGGACCTCGACTGGCACCTCCGCAAAGCCGAAAGCCACCAGACGCCCTTCACGAGCGCCGTCCCGCTGTTCCGCGCGCTCGCCGTCGCCGTCGAAGATATCGAGAGCGAAGGGATGGAGAACCGCATCGCGCGGCACCGCAGGCAGTCCGCCGCGTTCCGCGAAGGCTTCCGCGCGATGGGACTCGAATCGTTCCCGAACGCCGACGGCCCGACCGAGTTCTCGAACACGCTCACCGCCATCTCGCTGCCCGAGGAGATTCGCGGCGACGAGTCGAGCGCCTTCTTCGACGCCGTCAAGGACCGCAACGTTAGCATCTCCGGCGGGCAGGGCCACCTCGGTGGTCAGATCTTCCGCGTGAGCAACATGGGCCATCTCACCTCCGAGCAGATTCTCCGCGGCATCCGAACCGTGGGTGAGGCGATGGAGGAAGTCGGTGTCGACGTGGATATCGAGGCGGGACTGGAGACAGCCGAGGAGCAGTTGGAGACGCCGGCTGCGGCCCCGTCGGACGACTGA
- a CDS encoding ABC transporter ATP-binding protein, with translation MTAIELSDVTKRYGDVTAVRDLDLTVSEGEVFGFLGPNGAGKSTTINMLLDFVRPTSGTIRVLGHDAQRESVTVRQRTGVLPEGFGVYNRLTGRKHIEFALRSKGVDVDPDEMLARVGLSDAADRKAGGYSKGMRQRLALGMALVGDPDLLILDEPSSGLDPAGAKEMRDIVRREAGRGATVFFSSHVLGQVESVCDRVGIMREGELIAEDSIESLREAAGGDETLVLTVDSASQDDLDAVRALDGVSAATTDGGTVTVSCDSGAKTTVIAALEDQGVTVKDFETQSASLEDLFLSYTEDEEKQEVSA, from the coding sequence ACGTGACGGCCGTCCGCGACCTCGACCTCACAGTCTCGGAGGGCGAGGTGTTCGGTTTCCTCGGACCGAACGGTGCGGGGAAATCGACAACGATTAACATGTTGTTGGATTTCGTCCGCCCCACCTCGGGGACGATCCGCGTACTCGGTCACGACGCCCAGCGCGAGAGCGTCACCGTCCGACAGCGAACCGGCGTGCTTCCCGAAGGATTCGGCGTGTACAACCGCCTCACGGGACGCAAACACATCGAGTTCGCGCTCCGCTCGAAGGGGGTCGACGTCGACCCCGACGAGATGCTCGCGCGCGTCGGCCTCTCCGACGCCGCCGACCGGAAGGCGGGCGGCTACTCGAAGGGGATGCGCCAGCGCCTCGCGCTCGGGATGGCGCTCGTCGGCGACCCGGATCTGCTCATCCTCGACGAGCCCTCCTCGGGGCTGGACCCCGCCGGGGCCAAGGAGATGCGCGACATCGTGCGCCGCGAAGCCGGCCGCGGCGCGACGGTCTTTTTCTCCAGTCACGTGCTCGGACAGGTCGAGTCCGTCTGCGACCGCGTCGGCATCATGCGCGAGGGCGAACTCATCGCCGAGGACAGCATCGAGAGCCTTCGAGAAGCGGCCGGCGGCGACGAGACGCTCGTGCTCACCGTCGACAGCGCGAGTCAGGACGACCTTGACGCTGTCCGCGCGCTCGACGGCGTCAGCGCCGCGACGACCGACGGCGGCACCGTCACCGTCTCCTGCGACAGCGGTGCGAAGACGACGGTCATCGCCGCGCTCGAAGACCAGGGCGTGACGGTGAAGGACTTCGAGACGCAGTCGGCGTCGCTGGAGGACCTCTTCCTCTCGTACACCGAAGACGAGGAGAAACAGGAGGTGTCGGCATGA
- a CDS encoding O-acetylhomoserine aminocarboxypropyltransferase/cysteine synthase family protein, translated as MTRGFRTRSLHAGHAPDPVTGARAPPIYQTTSYVFDDADYAADLYALDAEGDVYSRISNPTVRILENRLADLEGGTGAVATASGMAAFDSATSILASAGDNVVASADAYGGTSAYLSKMASRRGIETRTVETLDYDAYADAIDGDTAYVHVETIANPSLVTPDFERVAEIAHDNGAPLFVDNTFATPALCRPLEHGADIVWESTTKWLHGSGTTVGGILVDGGSFPWADYEAKYPELAGENPAFGVDFSERFGDRAFATAARQRAVRSLGNQQSPFDAWQTLQGLETLPLRMDRHCENARIVAEYLDDHDDVAWVTHPGLDDHPTHDTATRYLSDFGGMVTFGLEGGYGASKTFCEETELASFLANIGDAKTLVIHPASTTHAQLSEDEQRAAGVRPDMLRFSVGIEDPEDILADVERGIDRATRASGGT; from the coding sequence ATGACTCGCGGCTTCAGAACCCGGAGCCTCCACGCCGGGCACGCGCCGGACCCTGTGACAGGCGCGCGAGCGCCGCCCATCTACCAGACCACGTCGTACGTCTTCGACGACGCCGACTACGCGGCCGACTTGTACGCCTTGGACGCCGAGGGCGACGTGTATTCGCGCATCTCCAACCCTACCGTCAGAATCCTCGAAAACCGCCTCGCCGACCTCGAAGGCGGGACTGGTGCCGTCGCAACGGCCTCGGGGATGGCGGCGTTCGACAGCGCGACGAGTATTCTCGCCTCCGCGGGCGACAACGTCGTCGCCAGCGCCGACGCCTACGGCGGCACGAGCGCCTACCTCTCGAAGATGGCCAGCAGACGAGGAATCGAGACGCGAACCGTCGAGACACTCGACTACGACGCCTACGCCGATGCCATCGACGGCGACACCGCATACGTCCACGTCGAGACCATCGCCAACCCGTCGCTCGTGACGCCTGACTTCGAGCGCGTGGCCGAAATTGCACACGACAACGGCGCGCCGCTGTTCGTGGACAACACCTTTGCCACACCTGCGCTCTGTCGCCCGCTCGAACACGGCGCGGACATCGTCTGGGAGTCGACGACGAAGTGGCTCCACGGCTCCGGCACGACTGTCGGCGGCATCCTCGTCGACGGCGGCTCGTTCCCGTGGGCCGACTACGAGGCGAAATACCCGGAACTCGCGGGCGAGAACCCGGCGTTCGGCGTCGACTTCTCGGAGCGCTTCGGCGACCGGGCGTTTGCGACGGCCGCCCGCCAGCGTGCCGTCCGCTCGCTCGGCAACCAGCAGTCGCCGTTCGACGCGTGGCAGACCTTGCAGGGCCTCGAAACTCTCCCCTTGCGAATGGACCGTCACTGCGAGAACGCCCGCATCGTCGCCGAGTACCTCGACGACCACGACGACGTGGCGTGGGTAACCCATCCCGGTCTAGACGACCATCCGACGCACGACACCGCTACTCGGTATCTGTCGGACTTCGGCGGGATGGTCACCTTCGGGCTGGAAGGCGGCTACGGGGCGAGTAAGACGTTCTGCGAGGAGACGGAACTCGCCTCCTTCCTCGCGAACATCGGCGACGCGAAGACGCTCGTCATCCACCCCGCCTCGACGACGCACGCCCAGTTGAGCGAAGACGAACAGCGCGCGGCGGGCGTCCGCCCCGACATGCTCCGCTTCTCGGTCGGTATCGAGGACCCCGAGGACATTCTGGCCGACGTCGAGCGCGGCATCGACCGAGCGACGCGCGCGAGCGGAGGAACATGA
- a CDS encoding O-acetylhomoserine aminocarboxypropyltransferase/cysteine synthase family protein, whose amino-acid sequence MTDDNESTETPGFRTRSLHAGQDPDPATGARAPPLYQTTSYVFDDADDAAAQFALEKPGHIYSRLMNPTNAMLQERLASLEGGVGAVATSSGMASFDLATFLLAESGDNVVSSSALYGGTYTYLTHTVERRGISTRFVDALDYDGYAEAIDDDTAYVHLETIGNPALVTPDIERVADIAHEHGAPLFVDNTFATPALCRPLEHGADLVWESTTKWITGAGTTVGGALVDGGSFPWTEYADDYPEIATENPAYHGVNFAERFGDAAFTYAAIARGLRDLGNQQSPFDAWQTLEKLETLPLRMDRHCENAQIVAEYLADHAAVEWVNYPGLDSHETHAEATEYLDGGYGGMITFGLSAGYEAARATVENVELASLLANVGDAKTLVIHPASTTHQQLTEEEQEAAGVTDDMVRLSVGIEDPEDILADLEQAIEAATN is encoded by the coding sequence ATGACCGACGACAACGAGAGTACCGAAACACCAGGCTTCCGAACGCGCAGTCTCCACGCGGGACAGGACCCCGACCCGGCGACCGGCGCGCGCGCACCGCCGCTGTACCAGACGACCTCCTACGTCTTCGACGACGCCGACGACGCCGCCGCGCAGTTCGCCCTGGAGAAACCGGGCCACATCTACTCGCGGCTGATGAACCCGACGAACGCGATGCTCCAGGAACGGCTTGCGTCGCTCGAAGGCGGTGTCGGCGCGGTCGCCACCTCGTCGGGGATGGCGTCGTTCGACCTCGCGACGTTCCTCTTGGCCGAATCGGGCGACAACGTCGTCTCGTCGTCGGCGCTGTACGGCGGGACGTACACTTACCTCACCCACACCGTCGAGCGCCGCGGCATCTCGACGCGATTCGTCGACGCGCTCGACTACGACGGTTATGCGGAGGCCATCGACGACGACACCGCGTACGTCCACCTCGAAACCATCGGCAACCCGGCGCTCGTCACGCCCGACATCGAGCGCGTCGCCGACATCGCCCACGAACACGGCGCGCCGCTGTTCGTCGATAACACCTTTGCCACACCAGCGCTCTGCCGTCCGCTCGAACACGGTGCGGACCTCGTCTGGGAGTCGACGACCAAGTGGATAACCGGCGCGGGGACGACCGTCGGCGGCGCGCTGGTCGACGGCGGGTCGTTCCCGTGGACGGAGTACGCCGACGACTATCCCGAAATCGCCACGGAGAACCCGGCGTACCACGGCGTCAACTTCGCCGAGCGGTTCGGCGACGCGGCGTTCACCTACGCCGCCATCGCGCGCGGCCTGCGCGATCTCGGTAACCAGCAGTCGCCGTTCGACGCCTGGCAGACGCTCGAAAAACTGGAGACGCTTCCCCTCAGGATGGACCGCCACTGCGAGAACGCCCAGATCGTCGCCGAGTACCTCGCCGACCACGCGGCCGTCGAGTGGGTGAACTACCCCGGACTCGACTCGCACGAGACGCACGCGGAGGCGACCGAGTATCTGGACGGCGGCTACGGCGGCATGATTACGTTCGGGCTCTCGGCGGGTTACGAGGCGGCGCGCGCGACGGTCGAGAACGTCGAACTCGCCTCGCTCCTGGCGAACGTCGGCGACGCGAAGACGCTCGTCATCCACCCCGCGAGCACGACCCACCAGCAGCTCACCGAGGAGGAGCAGGAGGCGGCGGGCGTCACCGACGACATGGTTCGGCTCTCCGTGGGAATCGAGGACCCCGAGGACATCCTCGCGGACTTAGAGCAGGCCATCGAGGCGGCGACAAACTGA
- a CDS encoding ABC transporter permease subunit, whose protein sequence is MSWQAIAQKDFEDAVRSRWVLALTAFFVLLIAAAAYFVRPGPGQTFSSNQLLGMVSGTIVTTLVPLIALVMAYSAVVGERDSGSLKLLLSLPHSRADVVFGKVVGRSLALAVPIVVGFIVPALLLALGPLQFDAGSYVGYTLLTVFLGVVFVAIAVGFSAAMASQRLAVGGAIALYFLFVPLWGAVRFPLQLYLSMGGGPSWLPIAGQDLFTAFQLLNPNAAFKIISEAFLGGQLFAGQSAQLQLAAVGMLLVWLAVPPLLGFLRFESADL, encoded by the coding sequence ATGAGTTGGCAAGCCATCGCGCAGAAGGATTTCGAGGACGCCGTCCGCTCGCGGTGGGTGCTCGCGCTCACCGCCTTCTTCGTGCTGCTCATCGCCGCCGCCGCGTACTTCGTCCGCCCCGGCCCCGGTCAGACGTTCAGTTCCAACCAACTGCTCGGGATGGTCAGCGGGACCATCGTGACGACGCTCGTCCCGCTCATCGCGCTCGTGATGGCGTACAGCGCGGTCGTCGGCGAACGCGACTCCGGGTCGCTGAAACTCCTGCTGTCGCTACCGCACTCGCGCGCCGACGTGGTGTTCGGGAAAGTCGTCGGCCGGTCGCTGGCGCTGGCGGTGCCCATCGTCGTCGGGTTCATCGTCCCGGCGCTGCTGTTAGCGCTCGGCCCGCTGCAGTTCGACGCCGGTTCGTACGTCGGCTACACCCTCCTCACCGTCTTCCTCGGCGTCGTCTTCGTCGCCATCGCCGTCGGCTTCTCGGCGGCGATGGCCTCGCAGCGCCTCGCCGTCGGCGGTGCCATCGCGCTGTACTTCCTGTTCGTCCCCCTGTGGGGTGCGGTTCGCTTCCCGCTGCAACTGTACCTGTCGATGGGTGGCGGACCCTCGTGGCTCCCCATCGCCGGACAGGACCTCTTCACCGCGTTCCAGTTGCTGAACCCGAACGCGGCGTTCAAAATCATCTCGGAGGCGTTCCTCGGCGGACAGCTGTTCGCCGGCCAGAGCGCACAGCTACAGCTCGCTGCCGTCGGGATGCTCCTGGTCTGGCTCGCGGTGCCGCCGCTTCTCGGTTTCCTCCGGTTCGAGTCCGCGGACCTCTGA